From Halodesulfovibrio aestuarii DSM 17919 = ATCC 29578, the proteins below share one genomic window:
- a CDS encoding PEP/pyruvate-binding domain-containing protein, with the protein MSVFSEIRTAIANRQRRREQLALHELKARYHAFRIFLENNGRALELLVEADTAMNHGEYEVLQTTTDRLLSVTGELVDGLNLLSGEAYTNLFVLHGTMGERIQEALRTLTTQAATPRCCIALDSLEPSLYPLAGNKAANLAQLQRIHLPVPDGFVCTTRCCRDFLADNDLVSSIRNLMREVEQGDLEISAAAQLIRESIFKASLPQVFMQELRDAYTALGKTGNSKEGGNGRFAISVRSSGVAEDRPDHSFAGQFTSVLNVTTFDALCDAYKEVIASGFSARAIAYRINAGLSPVDFDLAVLCQRMVDAQCAGVMMTRDPARPDSNRLLISAAPGLGTLAVGGLAPVDIYYPWRSDSDGVSTAHQKEPRLRLMDGAEIARKTIREVSAQAGGVTTEAVPESESDAPLLSVDTLQRLVNYGEMIENIEGVAQDVEWAVTHDGTIQLLQARPLRLTTRSGHSLPAPSSAEPLVTGICASSGKAVGRAYLVRNVDELQGAEMTQDIEPRILVLPQALVDAARSLHSYAGVIIDSGNPTDHLSCIAREYGIPLVTSVRNGCEVLQTGQWIVLDADNGLVQPASEHLWNSFAQNVSGASGAGKSAAQIVAPSLETSSSSIKIIGMPEARKALWELLVPLNLTEAYGPTFSWQECRSVHDLVRYTHELAVLAMFDAGDSVMEEAGGLLRPLDLGIPFHFLVIDLGGATRRHEASACGSFLKRAIRNPLCKDDVLSVPLVALCEGLLTPELNWHSKPDAEAFSGIVSRTMLDGRGVRPAGSFNYALAARDYLNLNARVEFHFAMLDAVCGGDAQANYIRFRFKGGGAGLVRGHRRAVFLKLVLEGHGFVTSVIGDLITASLTGASRSVVREQLVMLGRLLGFSRFLDGNMTDDDAPKKLAESFLKGHFDSRDLEEGVA; encoded by the coding sequence ATGAGTGTCTTTTCAGAAATACGTACCGCTATAGCTAACCGTCAGCGGCGGCGCGAACAGCTGGCATTGCATGAACTGAAGGCACGCTACCATGCGTTTCGTATCTTCTTGGAAAATAATGGTCGCGCTCTTGAACTGCTTGTTGAGGCGGATACCGCCATGAACCATGGTGAATACGAAGTCCTGCAGACTACAACCGACAGGCTGCTGTCCGTTACAGGGGAGCTTGTGGACGGTCTGAACCTGCTTTCCGGCGAAGCTTATACAAATTTATTTGTGTTGCACGGCACGATGGGAGAAAGAATTCAGGAGGCTCTGCGTACTCTCACCACGCAAGCAGCAACGCCGCGTTGCTGCATCGCCTTGGATTCGCTGGAACCTTCGCTGTATCCCCTTGCCGGTAACAAGGCGGCCAACCTTGCGCAACTGCAGCGCATACATTTGCCGGTTCCGGACGGATTTGTTTGTACCACACGTTGCTGTAGAGATTTTTTGGCGGATAACGATCTTGTGTCGAGTATCCGTAATCTGATGCGCGAGGTGGAGCAGGGGGATTTGGAGATTTCTGCAGCAGCGCAGCTAATACGCGAATCCATATTTAAGGCTTCCTTGCCGCAAGTTTTCATGCAGGAATTGCGAGACGCATACACTGCTCTGGGAAAGACAGGCAACTCCAAGGAAGGGGGCAACGGACGTTTTGCTATTTCTGTCCGAAGCAGCGGTGTAGCGGAAGACAGGCCTGATCATTCCTTTGCAGGGCAGTTCACTTCTGTATTGAATGTTACTACGTTTGATGCTTTGTGTGATGCGTACAAAGAGGTTATTGCCAGCGGGTTCAGCGCACGGGCTATTGCCTACCGTATTAATGCAGGGTTGTCTCCGGTCGACTTCGATTTGGCCGTGCTGTGCCAACGCATGGTGGATGCGCAGTGCGCAGGGGTAATGATGACTCGTGACCCCGCCCGTCCTGATAGCAACAGACTGCTCATTAGCGCGGCTCCGGGACTGGGAACACTGGCGGTAGGGGGACTCGCTCCCGTTGATATATACTATCCATGGCGTTCGGACAGCGATGGAGTCTCCACTGCACACCAGAAAGAACCACGGTTGCGCTTGATGGATGGTGCAGAGATCGCTCGAAAGACTATCCGTGAGGTCTCCGCTCAGGCAGGAGGGGTGACGACGGAGGCTGTGCCGGAATCGGAATCGGACGCACCACTTCTTTCCGTGGATACATTGCAGCGATTGGTTAACTATGGTGAAATGATTGAGAATATTGAGGGTGTAGCACAGGACGTGGAGTGGGCCGTTACCCATGATGGCACGATCCAGTTGTTGCAAGCTCGACCTTTGCGGCTCACCACCCGCTCAGGGCACTCACTTCCTGCGCCTAGCAGCGCCGAGCCGCTGGTCACAGGTATCTGCGCTTCATCAGGCAAAGCTGTCGGCAGGGCATATCTTGTCCGTAATGTTGATGAGTTGCAGGGGGCGGAAATGACGCAAGACATAGAGCCTCGTATTCTTGTACTGCCGCAGGCGTTGGTCGATGCGGCCCGCAGTCTGCATTCGTATGCCGGTGTCATTATTGATTCTGGAAACCCTACGGATCATCTTTCTTGCATTGCCCGTGAATATGGTATTCCCCTTGTTACGTCAGTACGTAACGGCTGCGAGGTGTTGCAAACCGGCCAATGGATTGTGCTGGATGCAGATAACGGGCTGGTACAGCCAGCCTCCGAGCATCTTTGGAATTCCTTTGCACAAAATGTCTCCGGCGCATCTGGTGCTGGTAAATCTGCTGCCCAAATTGTTGCCCCCTCTCTGGAAACGTCATCGTCTTCTATAAAAATAATAGGGATGCCAGAGGCCCGTAAGGCGTTATGGGAACTGTTGGTTCCTTTGAATCTGACCGAGGCATACGGCCCCACGTTTTCGTGGCAGGAGTGCCGTTCTGTGCATGATCTTGTGCGTTATACGCACGAATTGGCTGTGCTTGCCATGTTCGATGCCGGTGATTCCGTTATGGAGGAGGCCGGCGGGCTGTTGCGTCCGCTTGATTTGGGCATCCCCTTTCATTTTCTTGTCATTGATCTGGGCGGGGCTACCCGTCGGCATGAGGCATCTGCATGTGGATCGTTTCTGAAACGCGCTATCCGGAATCCTTTGTGCAAAGATGACGTACTGTCCGTACCTCTTGTTGCTCTGTGTGAAGGTCTGCTTACTCCTGAATTGAACTGGCACTCCAAACCGGATGCCGAGGCTTTCTCCGGCATTGTTTCCCGCACTATGCTTGACGGGCGAGGGGTGCGACCCGCCGGCTCGTTTAACTATGCTCTGGCGGCACGTGACTATCTAAATCTTAATGCCCGCGTTGAGTTTCATTTTGCTATGCTGGATGCGGTTTGCGGCGGCGATGCACAGGCTAATTATATCCGTTTCCGTTTCAAGGGTGGTGGTGCCGGTCTCGTACGAGGTCATAGGCGTGCAGTCTTTCTCAAACTGGTGTTGGAAGGACACGGATTTGTTACCAGCGTCATCGGAGACCTCATCACGGCTTCACTGACCGGGGCATCCCGAAGTGTTGTCCGCGAGCAGCTTGTTATGTTGGGACGGTTGCTAGGCTTCAGCCGTTTTCTGGATGGTAATATGACCGATGATGATGCGCCTAAGAAACTTGCCGAAAGTTTTCTGAAAGGGCACTTCGACTCCCGTGATCTCGAGGAGGGCGTAGCATAG
- a CDS encoding response regulator, with product MTEESNGNGKRFRILILDDEPIVCKRLKPAFQKQGYEVETFTESASALARLKDTAFDIIITDLKMEGADGMQVLSAAKAVAPETRVIIITGFATLETAKESYRKGAFDFVAKPFKLGDILDCVRKIEQELRGETQ from the coding sequence ATGACGGAAGAGAGCAACGGAAACGGCAAGCGTTTTCGAATACTGATTCTTGATGATGAACCCATCGTTTGTAAACGCCTCAAACCCGCGTTTCAGAAGCAGGGCTATGAAGTGGAAACCTTCACCGAAAGCGCTTCAGCTTTGGCTCGACTCAAAGATACTGCATTCGATATAATTATCACCGATTTAAAGATGGAAGGTGCGGACGGCATGCAAGTACTTTCCGCAGCTAAAGCTGTTGCACCGGAAACTCGTGTGATTATCATAACTGGTTTTGCTACATTGGAAACTGCCAAGGAGTCGTACCGTAAGGGTGCATTTGACTTTGTGGCCAAGCCGTTCAAGTTGGGTGATATTCTGGATTGCGTGCGAAAAATTGAGCAGGAGCTTCGGGGCGAAACACAATAA
- a CDS encoding ImmA/IrrE family metallo-endopeptidase has translation MAEAHINHKMLNWAIQRASIDLEILSAQTKFKLDKLEQWEKGETKPTFNQAQTLAQKLRIPFGYLFLTTPPEMDPAVPDLRTIGSHVTTKLSLNLRELLMSLLMKQDWYRDYVQEHTGEPIKYIGRFNSNTPASVIANDITKTLELSIEDRKIAKSWEAYFTLLIQKIESLGILVMRSGVVGSNNQKILDIDEFRGIALFDPYAPLIFINGRDAKAAQTFTLIHELVHLWIGQSGISDPAIERPATSHSKKTEQLCNEVAAEVLVPRNYLIAKWSKHLTVSDNAENLAPFFRVSSVVIARRAYSCQLIPWKAYSDYYAMQSVKWNNKKNSSGGNYYNTLPAKNSKTFTSAVISSARANNILLRDAGKLLNIKPAKIKKLATEMGAR, from the coding sequence ATGGCAGAAGCACATATCAATCACAAAATGCTCAATTGGGCAATTCAGCGTGCCTCTATTGATTTAGAGATTCTTTCTGCACAAACAAAATTCAAGTTAGATAAGCTTGAGCAATGGGAGAAAGGTGAAACAAAACCAACCTTCAACCAAGCTCAAACTCTTGCACAAAAACTTAGAATTCCTTTTGGCTACCTGTTTCTCACCACTCCGCCAGAAATGGATCCCGCAGTTCCAGATCTTCGCACGATTGGAAGCCATGTAACCACAAAGTTAAGTCTCAACCTAAGAGAACTCCTCATGAGCCTCCTCATGAAACAAGATTGGTACCGAGACTATGTTCAAGAGCATACTGGTGAACCAATTAAATACATTGGGCGTTTTAACAGCAATACCCCAGCTTCTGTTATAGCGAACGACATAACAAAGACATTAGAGCTTTCCATTGAAGACAGAAAGATTGCAAAAAGCTGGGAGGCTTACTTTACGTTGTTAATCCAAAAGATTGAATCTCTTGGAATTCTCGTAATGCGAAGTGGTGTTGTTGGCAGCAACAATCAAAAAATATTAGATATTGATGAATTTAGAGGTATTGCTCTCTTCGATCCCTACGCGCCACTTATCTTCATTAATGGTCGGGACGCAAAAGCAGCTCAAACATTTACCCTCATTCATGAACTCGTACACCTCTGGATAGGTCAGAGTGGAATTTCTGACCCTGCAATTGAGCGCCCTGCTACTTCTCATTCTAAAAAAACAGAGCAATTATGTAACGAGGTTGCTGCTGAAGTTTTAGTTCCCCGAAACTATCTCATTGCTAAGTGGAGCAAGCATCTGACTGTCTCTGATAACGCAGAAAATTTAGCACCATTTTTCAGAGTTAGCTCTGTTGTTATCGCCAGAAGAGCCTACAGCTGCCAATTAATTCCATGGAAGGCATATAGTGACTACTATGCAATGCAATCTGTTAAATGGAATAACAAGAAAAACTCCTCTGGGGGAAACTACTATAACACCCTACCAGCCAAAAACAGCAAAACCTTTACTTCTGCTGTAATTAGTTCTGCCAGAGCTAATAACATCTTACTTCGTGATGCTGGAAAGTTGCTCAACATAAAACCTGCCAAAATTAAAAAATTGGCTACTGAGATGGGAGCACGGTAA
- a CDS encoding PEP-utilizing enzyme, with translation MWWQRFLERIRCKQDTAEPDIAFWRLQSMFNNFRRILELNNKILETVANMDRALGGEYIFDRAFLEQSVRRVASDVHHVVYSLNALTGNAYVPLYDRYQDIRTILDDILAGDVRALAGAPVLPLQKVGWELEPLAGIDAVCLAELHNHTGLPVAGGCVLTTEGVDILLKLTKNRCSVISSDENLSQRYLHGIQSVHSMTEPLGNSDKDRDADADQLREQLAEHIAELLQANSKSDQEFSGLRVVISRVNALVDDDAWADEDSDCRAVLRLQQHKDGGLSVVVEDGAPDLRGESGSEIPPDQLAISRLLALRTDTAAPESYVVLLESILHNILEFSSWGDTKAPRLSVLLVRSKMTTARGSVTSRIGCENPHNALAWQDALSITAIHSGDTASDGANGQTATADCYLLQRTYPFIPIQSEIAARQPGFRFPDGKRATSVMEGGSFRGSALLRRQDMQALAETAMTMERMLGLPVSLDWEFDASGRCRILRATPYRPSAQEDSSEAQTQLADALAEELHNATILARGGHMVQSGVVAGRAVHVAENMRTEDFPVGAIAVAQVASPRLTPILQRASAIICENGTVAGHLATVARELRLPTVFGIADVMERIPEGSEITLDAGETTLYAGVLPFLLQFSMAGDDLYPTSPEYHTLRRLLRFISPLHLVNPESPDFAPSGCRTFHDLIHYCHEKSVEELAYFQERRPGLGAIRTRSMQLSRPMDLRVLDIAGGLASDASTRPVPEDVRSLPFSAFLDGFLRKEGWDLSPVSLGIRDVISSMPHSMTMLSSSGNTLGENLAIVSKDYVNISLRLGYHFSVVDAYLGPDTHRNHVYFRFAGGLADPERRKRRARLIRSVLEDMGFKVVRKGDLVVGSLKGEDMQAMRSALFVLGGLTAFSRQRDTGLHSDADMHALYDAFQRLFLCHYDRFSPAYDMIARMDACANAMADTVADETTGAEGAMVQ, from the coding sequence ATGTGGTGGCAGCGCTTTCTTGAACGAATACGATGCAAGCAGGATACGGCAGAGCCGGATATCGCTTTCTGGCGTTTGCAATCCATGTTTAATAATTTTCGCCGTATTCTGGAGTTGAATAACAAGATTCTGGAAACTGTTGCCAACATGGATCGGGCCCTTGGTGGCGAATATATTTTTGACCGTGCTTTTCTCGAACAGTCGGTTCGGCGTGTGGCTTCAGATGTACACCATGTGGTCTACAGCCTGAATGCCCTGACCGGTAATGCGTATGTGCCATTATATGATCGGTATCAGGACATCCGTACCATACTGGACGACATTTTGGCTGGTGATGTACGCGCACTGGCCGGAGCCCCTGTGTTGCCTTTGCAGAAGGTGGGATGGGAACTGGAGCCCTTGGCGGGAATAGACGCTGTTTGTCTTGCTGAGTTGCATAATCATACAGGGCTTCCCGTTGCCGGAGGCTGTGTGCTGACCACCGAAGGTGTGGACATTCTGCTGAAGTTAACGAAGAACAGGTGTTCTGTTATTTCTTCTGACGAAAACCTCTCCCAACGATATCTGCATGGAATACAGTCTGTACACAGCATGACTGAGCCTTTAGGAAACAGCGATAAAGACAGGGACGCAGATGCAGATCAGTTGAGGGAACAACTGGCAGAGCACATTGCCGAACTTTTGCAGGCGAATTCAAAATCGGATCAGGAGTTTTCTGGTCTGCGTGTTGTAATCTCCAGAGTGAATGCACTGGTGGATGACGATGCGTGGGCTGACGAGGATAGTGATTGTCGTGCCGTCCTGCGCCTGCAGCAACACAAAGATGGTGGACTGAGCGTTGTTGTTGAAGACGGAGCACCTGATTTGCGTGGCGAATCAGGAAGTGAAATCCCCCCCGACCAACTGGCAATTTCCCGATTGCTTGCTTTGCGCACTGACACTGCCGCGCCTGAGTCTTATGTTGTTCTGCTTGAATCTATTCTACACAATATTCTTGAGTTCTCTTCGTGGGGGGATACTAAAGCCCCTCGTTTATCTGTCCTGTTAGTGCGGTCAAAAATGACAACAGCACGCGGTTCCGTGACAAGCCGTATTGGCTGTGAAAATCCACACAATGCTTTGGCATGGCAGGATGCGTTGTCTATCACCGCGATTCATTCGGGCGATACGGCATCGGACGGGGCAAACGGGCAGACAGCCACGGCTGACTGCTACCTGTTGCAACGCACCTACCCTTTTATTCCCATACAGTCAGAGATTGCTGCGCGGCAACCGGGTTTTCGGTTTCCTGATGGCAAGCGCGCCACTTCCGTAATGGAGGGGGGCAGCTTCCGTGGCTCTGCTTTGTTGCGTAGACAGGATATGCAGGCTCTCGCTGAAACTGCCATGACTATGGAGCGTATGCTGGGGCTTCCTGTTTCGTTGGACTGGGAATTTGATGCCAGCGGTAGATGCCGTATTTTACGGGCTACTCCCTACCGTCCGTCTGCTCAGGAAGACTCGTCCGAAGCACAGACACAGTTAGCTGATGCTCTTGCAGAAGAGTTGCATAACGCCACTATATTGGCTCGCGGTGGCCATATGGTGCAATCCGGTGTAGTCGCAGGCAGGGCGGTGCATGTAGCTGAGAACATGCGCACGGAAGATTTTCCTGTCGGAGCCATTGCTGTGGCGCAGGTGGCCTCGCCTCGCCTGACGCCCATCCTTCAGCGGGCATCAGCTATCATATGCGAAAACGGTACCGTTGCAGGGCATCTTGCCACTGTTGCCCGAGAATTACGGTTGCCTACTGTGTTCGGGATTGCGGATGTCATGGAACGCATTCCGGAAGGTTCTGAAATTACATTAGACGCAGGGGAAACGACTCTGTATGCAGGTGTGCTTCCTTTTCTGCTACAATTTTCAATGGCCGGAGATGATCTGTATCCGACCTCTCCTGAGTACCATACTCTGCGCAGGCTGCTGAGGTTTATTTCCCCCCTTCATCTTGTGAATCCGGAATCCCCTGATTTTGCCCCTTCGGGGTGCCGTACCTTTCATGACCTGATTCATTATTGCCATGAAAAATCCGTGGAAGAACTTGCCTACTTTCAGGAACGCAGGCCGGGACTTGGTGCCATCCGCACCCGCAGTATGCAGTTAAGTCGGCCTATGGATCTGCGCGTGCTGGATATCGCAGGTGGACTTGCATCTGATGCCTCAACTCGTCCGGTACCTGAGGATGTTCGTTCTCTTCCGTTCTCAGCTTTTCTGGACGGCTTTTTGCGCAAAGAAGGGTGGGATCTCTCGCCTGTTTCACTCGGCATTCGCGATGTCATTTCCAGCATGCCGCATAGTATGACTATGCTTTCTTCTTCAGGTAACACTTTGGGCGAGAATTTAGCCATTGTTTCAAAAGATTACGTGAATATAAGTCTGCGTCTTGGGTACCACTTTAGCGTGGTAGATGCCTATCTAGGGCCGGATACACACCGCAATCATGTATATTTCCGTTTTGCTGGAGGACTCGCTGACCCCGAACGGCGTAAACGCAGGGCACGACTTATCCGCTCTGTGCTGGAGGATATGGGATTTAAGGTTGTACGTAAGGGGGATCTGGTAGTGGGCAGCCTTAAAGGGGAAGACATGCAGGCCATGCGTTCAGCTTTATTTGTGTTGGGCGGACTGACTGCTTTTTCACGGCAACGGGATACAGGCCTCCATAGTGATGCGGACATGCATGCTTTATATGATGCCTTCCAACGACTGTTTTTGTGCCATTACGACCGGTTTTCCCCGGCATATGACATGATAGCGAGAATGGATGCATGTGCGAATGCCATGGCTGATACGGTTGCGGATGAGACAACGGGAGCAGAAGGAGCGATGGTACAATGA
- a CDS encoding metallophosphoesterase — MQHSDKSIFAIGDIHGDNDALTRLLRRLPVRPDTDQLVFMGDYINRGEDTRAVLETLIEVKKQYAHTVFLMGNHEHLLLEYASHPDVEILRTLRKMGIETTLASYDATVRELQGLSFMPESHRKFLQSLVLSYSCDPYLFVHADTEEADIAASMTASEISNPHRAVLVDKALSNRRLIREYVKDESRQNITSKTEQENGEPASAGASNSGSSTICAFNASDAGGVTVTTPYKQERLVVFAHVSFEMPLVMPDRICVDTGSVYGNMLTALELPAMRFHHA, encoded by the coding sequence ATGCAGCACTCAGATAAAAGCATATTCGCCATTGGTGACATACATGGGGACAACGACGCTCTAACGCGCCTGTTGAGGCGTCTTCCTGTACGGCCCGACACCGACCAGCTCGTATTTATGGGAGATTACATAAACCGTGGAGAAGACACGCGCGCTGTGCTGGAAACACTTATTGAAGTAAAAAAACAATACGCGCATACCGTATTTTTGATGGGAAACCACGAGCACCTGCTGCTGGAATATGCCTCGCATCCGGATGTAGAAATTTTACGCACCCTACGAAAAATGGGGATAGAAACAACGCTCGCCAGTTACGACGCAACCGTGCGGGAGCTACAGGGACTCTCCTTCATGCCGGAATCTCACAGAAAATTTTTGCAGTCACTTGTTCTTTCATATTCCTGTGATCCCTATCTCTTTGTTCATGCAGACACAGAGGAAGCTGATATTGCAGCCTCCATGACCGCCTCGGAGATTTCCAATCCGCATAGGGCTGTGCTGGTGGACAAAGCGCTTTCAAACAGACGCTTGATACGGGAGTACGTTAAAGACGAATCACGCCAAAACATTACCAGCAAAACAGAGCAAGAAAACGGTGAGCCTGCCTCTGCAGGTGCATCAAATTCCGGATCATCCACAATATGCGCTTTCAACGCGTCTGACGCAGGAGGCGTAACAGTCACAACTCCATACAAACAAGAGCGCCTTGTTGTATTCGCCCATGTATCGTTTGAGATGCCGCTCGTCATGCCGGACAGGATATGTGTGGACACCGGCTCTGTTTACGGAAATATGCTGACGGCACTTGAATTACCTGCGATGCGGTTTCATCACGCCTGA